A window of the Gossypium hirsutum isolate 1008001.06 chromosome A03, Gossypium_hirsutum_v2.1, whole genome shotgun sequence genome harbors these coding sequences:
- the LOC121220757 gene encoding zinc finger CCCH domain-containing protein 15 isoform X1, whose amino-acid sequence MQNDNVSTAYGDLAAGELNHHQNGGVYASSTANSSASLLALHHPRILMQQHQDMINRHSLCLSRFREAAKEAESLRQENTSLRSVNRDLNKQLNALIQASVQDHFASSDYNTAPFDLVNALEGLCFGGGVGEEEVSDMEGEVDVERVKLPKSISIRSNEYQKMMSKAGAASHRGKTRGLAQTSNDSQQIRRAANVKQKVYVQGGKEEEELLELEVYNQGMLKTELCNKWQETGACPYGDHCQFAHSVEELRPVIRHPRYKTEVCRMVLTGDVCSYGHRCHFRHALTEQEKSVGHLKPQTR is encoded by the exons ATGCAAAACGACAATGTTTCAACCGCCTACGGTGACCTCGCAGCCGGAGAACTGAACCATCACCAGAATGGCGGAGTTTACGCTTCCTCCACCGCCAACTCATCCGCCTCTCTCTTAGCTCTCCACCATCCCCGCATTCTCATGCAACAGCATCAAGATATGATCAACCGTCACAGCCTCTGCCTCTCGCGCTTCCGCGAAGCTGCAAAAGAAGCCGAATCACTCCGCCAAGAGAATACTTCTCTACGATCAGTCAACCGCGACCTCAACAAGCAACTCAACGCACTGATCCAAGCCTCTGTTCAGGATCACTTTGCATCCTCTGATTACAACACCGCGCCGTTTGATTTGGTGAACGCGTTGGAAGGACTTTGTTTCGGCGGCGGCGTAGGGGAGGAAGAAGTTTCTGATATGGAAGGTGAAGTGGATGTCGAGAGGGTTAAGTTGCCTAAGAGCATATCGATTAGATCTAACGAATATCAGAAGATGATGAGTAAAGCTGGAGCAGCGAGTCATCGTGGTAAAACTCGGGGACTAGCTCAGACTTCTAATGATTCTCAACAGATCAGAAGAGCT GCGAATGTAAAGCAGAAGGTGTACGTGCAAGGAGGGAAGGAGGAGGAAGAGCTACTTGAACTGGAAGTATACAACCAGGGCATGTTAAAGACTGAGCTCTGCAACAAATGGCAAGAGACTGGTGCCTGTCCATATGGTGACCACTGCCAGTTTGCTCACAGTGTCGAAGAGCTCCGCCCTGTAATACGCCACCCTCGATACAAGACTGAGGTCTGCAGGATGGTCCTTACTGGTGATGTCTGTTCCTATGGCCATCGATGCCACTTTCGTCACGCACTTACTGAACAGGAGAAGTCCGTTGGCCACCTAAAGCCCCAAACCAGGTAA
- the LOC121220757 gene encoding zinc finger CCCH domain-containing protein 15 isoform X2: MQNDNVSTAYGDLAAGELNHHQNGGVYASSTANSSASLLALHHPRILMQQHQDMINRHSLCLSRFREAAKEAESLRQENTSLRSVNRDLNKQLNALIQASVQDHFASSDYNTAPFDLVNALEGLCFGGGVGEEEVSDMEGEVDVERVKLPKSISIRSNEYQKMMSKAGAASHRGKTRGLAQTSNDSQQIRRAKVYVQGGKEEEELLELEVYNQGMLKTELCNKWQETGACPYGDHCQFAHSVEELRPVIRHPRYKTEVCRMVLTGDVCSYGHRCHFRHALTEQEKSVGHLKPQTR, translated from the exons ATGCAAAACGACAATGTTTCAACCGCCTACGGTGACCTCGCAGCCGGAGAACTGAACCATCACCAGAATGGCGGAGTTTACGCTTCCTCCACCGCCAACTCATCCGCCTCTCTCTTAGCTCTCCACCATCCCCGCATTCTCATGCAACAGCATCAAGATATGATCAACCGTCACAGCCTCTGCCTCTCGCGCTTCCGCGAAGCTGCAAAAGAAGCCGAATCACTCCGCCAAGAGAATACTTCTCTACGATCAGTCAACCGCGACCTCAACAAGCAACTCAACGCACTGATCCAAGCCTCTGTTCAGGATCACTTTGCATCCTCTGATTACAACACCGCGCCGTTTGATTTGGTGAACGCGTTGGAAGGACTTTGTTTCGGCGGCGGCGTAGGGGAGGAAGAAGTTTCTGATATGGAAGGTGAAGTGGATGTCGAGAGGGTTAAGTTGCCTAAGAGCATATCGATTAGATCTAACGAATATCAGAAGATGATGAGTAAAGCTGGAGCAGCGAGTCATCGTGGTAAAACTCGGGGACTAGCTCAGACTTCTAATGATTCTCAACAGATCAGAAGAGCT AAGGTGTACGTGCAAGGAGGGAAGGAGGAGGAAGAGCTACTTGAACTGGAAGTATACAACCAGGGCATGTTAAAGACTGAGCTCTGCAACAAATGGCAAGAGACTGGTGCCTGTCCATATGGTGACCACTGCCAGTTTGCTCACAGTGTCGAAGAGCTCCGCCCTGTAATACGCCACCCTCGATACAAGACTGAGGTCTGCAGGATGGTCCTTACTGGTGATGTCTGTTCCTATGGCCATCGATGCCACTTTCGTCACGCACTTACTGAACAGGAGAAGTCCGTTGGCCACCTAAAGCCCCAAACCAGGTAA